In Candidatus Equadaptatus faecalis, a genomic segment contains:
- a CDS encoding TetR family transcriptional regulator, which translates to MRRTKEEALETRERILNAALNFFSEKPYAKVSVAEIASAVGMTKGAVYWHFKSKNELFICLAEYLHGEAARTFTLGANEPSSLEDLKNYYKTFVKSPEGKELHVKIRKILLHMNEWPDEVCTALTDLKRSSLVREKNYVAKVLEKEKAAGKIKAGCDCGAVAEALVAVFSGLGNLRFMDMLEKDFAKHIDFIFNAVEKELAR; encoded by the coding sequence TTGCGCAGAACGAAGGAAGAAGCGCTTGAAACGAGAGAACGCATACTTAACGCAGCGCTGAATTTTTTCAGCGAGAAGCCGTATGCGAAGGTTTCCGTTGCTGAAATCGCTTCCGCCGTCGGCATGACAAAAGGCGCCGTCTATTGGCATTTCAAGAGCAAGAACGAGCTTTTTATCTGCCTTGCGGAGTATCTGCACGGGGAAGCGGCGCGTACCTTTACGCTTGGCGCGAATGAGCCGTCGTCTCTTGAAGATTTGAAGAATTATTACAAAACCTTTGTTAAAAGCCCGGAGGGCAAGGAGCTGCACGTCAAAATCCGCAAAATTCTTCTGCACATGAACGAGTGGCCGGACGAGGTCTGTACCGCTCTCACGGATTTGAAGAGGTCTTCGCTGGTACGCGAAAAGAATTACGTCGCAAAGGTGCTTGAAAAGGAGAAAGCGGCGGGAAAAATCAAGGCGGGCTGCGACTGCGGGGCAGTAGCGGAGGCGCTTGTTGCCGTTTTCAGCGGGTTGGGCAATCTCCGTTTTATGGATATGCTTGAAAAAGATTTTGCGAAGCATATTGATTTTATTTTCAATGCAGTTGAAAAGGAGCTTGCGCGGTAA